The genome window CGTCACGACCGTATCGCCGCGCTTCACCGCGTCCAGCATCGCCTGATGCTCCTTCATGCGCTTCTGCTGCGGACGGAACACCAGCAGATAGAAGATGACGAAGACGAGGATGAGCGGGAACAGCATGCCGAAAATATCGCCGGCTCCGGCGCCTGGCGCTTGGGCGTATGCGGGAGAGATCATAGAGAGGACTCCGTGATGTGCGGAAAAGAACGGGCGCGAGCCTTTCGCGCAGAAGAACGTGGCTTTCTTATAATGGCTCGCGCTGATATGGCAACTTCTGCGCCGTTGCGTCCGTGGCTTAATAGCGCATAGTTTCTCGTTCTTCCACATCGGCGCGCCAACCTTGCGCTTTTTTCATCCACAACCGCGACCTGACCATGCCCGACACACCGCATTCGCTCGAACCGCTCCTGACCCGCATCGCCGAGGCGCTGGAGCGCCTTGCTCCCCCGGAGGAGCGCAAAGAGACCTTCGCGGCGGCGGACGCCTTCGTCTGGCAGGCCGAGGGCGGCCGCTTCCTCGCCGTTCCGCATGTGAACCGGACACCCATCGCGCTTCTCAAGAGCGTCGACCGCGTGCGCGACAAGCTGCTCGACAATACGGAGAATTTCGCGCGCGGGCTTCCCGCCAACAATGCGCTGCTCTGGGGCGCGCGCGGCATGGGCAAAAGCTCGCTCGTGAAAGCGGTGCATGCTGAAGTTGCCGCAAAGCACGCAGCCAAAGGCGCGTCTGCGCTGAAGCTTGTGGAAATCCACCGCGAGGATATCGAGAGCCTGCCGCGTTGCCTGTCGCATATGCGCGAAAGCCCGCATCGCTTCATCGTGTTCTGCGACGACCTTTCTTTCGACGCGGACGATACGGCCTATAAATCGCTGAAGGCTGTGCTTGAAGGCGGCGTCGAGGGGCGCCCGCAGAACGTGCTGTTTTACGCCACGTCGAACCGCCGCCACCTGATGGCGCGCGAGATGGTGGAGAACGAGCGCTCGACCGCCATCCATCAGGGCGAGGCGGTGGAAGAAAAGGTTTCGCTGTCGGATCGATTCGGGCTGTGGCTCGGCTTCCATAATTGCTCGCAGGCCGATTATCTCGCGATGGTGGAAGGCTACGTGGCGCATCACGGGCTGAAGATCGCGCCGGAGGATCTGAAGGCGCAGGCGCTCGAATGGGCGATGACGCGCGGCTCGCGTTCGGGGCGTGTGGCGTGGCAATTCGTGCAGGATCTGGCGGGGCGGCTCGGGCAGACGCTCAAAGATTGACGCACGGCGGAACCACGCAGGCGTCGGCGCTTTTCCATTTTTATGGAGAACACTGAAAAACTCGATTGCATCGTGATCGGCGGCGGCCCTGCGGGGCTGACTGCGGCGCTGTATCTCGCGCGCTTCGAGCGGCGGTTCGTCGTCATCGACAAGGGCGAACCGCGCGCGGCGCTCATCCCCGAAAGCCACAATGTGCCGTTTTTCGCGCAAGGCATCGGCGGGGTGGAGATGTTGCGCCGCGCACGCGATCACGCCGAGACCTATGGCGCGCGTATCCTGTCCCGCGAGGCGACAGCGCTTGCAAGCGATGGAGACGGTTTCACGGTCGGCTTGCGCGACGCTAACGGCGGCGAGCGGACGCTTCGCGCCCGTTTCGTGCTGCTCGCGAGCGGCGTCGTGGACATCCCACCAAGGCTTGCCGACGTGGACGCGGCGGTTCTCTCCGGTCTCGTGCGCTATTGTCCGATTTGCGACGGCTACGAGGCGAAGGGCAAGCGCGTCGGCGTCATCGGGCGCGGCGCGTGTGGATTGGGCGAGGCGAAGTTCATCGCCCGCACGTGGGGCGCCGATGTTACGCTGCTTTCGCTCGACGAGCCGCTATCGCCCGAGCACCCCAAACTCAGCGCA of Rhodomicrobium vannielii ATCC 17100 contains these proteins:
- a CDS encoding ATP-binding protein; this translates as MPDTPHSLEPLLTRIAEALERLAPPEERKETFAAADAFVWQAEGGRFLAVPHVNRTPIALLKSVDRVRDKLLDNTENFARGLPANNALLWGARGMGKSSLVKAVHAEVAAKHAAKGASALKLVEIHREDIESLPRCLSHMRESPHRFIVFCDDLSFDADDTAYKSLKAVLEGGVEGRPQNVLFYATSNRRHLMAREMVENERSTAIHQGEAVEEKVSLSDRFGLWLGFHNCSQADYLAMVEGYVAHHGLKIAPEDLKAQALEWAMTRGSRSGRVAWQFVQDLAGRLGQTLKD
- a CDS encoding NAD(P)/FAD-dependent oxidoreductase; amino-acid sequence: MENTEKLDCIVIGGGPAGLTAALYLARFERRFVVIDKGEPRAALIPESHNVPFFAQGIGGVEMLRRARDHAETYGARILSREATALASDGDGFTVGLRDANGGERTLRARFVLLASGVVDIPPRLADVDAAVLSGLVRYCPICDGYEAKGKRVGVIGRGACGLGEAKFIARTWGADVTLLSLDEPLSPEHPKLSALAEHDIDFVPVPIRSLARSGDGIEALGYDGAVHRFDIVYSAIGCDYRSGLATALGAAVNEAGALKVAAHAETTVPGLYAAGDVTEGLNQIVVGMGQAARAATHIHNRC